One segment of Streptomyces sp. NA02950 DNA contains the following:
- a CDS encoding bifunctional diguanylate cyclase/phosphodiesterase — protein MTSEPGGPRRDGDAGEGAVEERTEDAARAADIRLKRFAALWSRAVHPVAATTVTLEEFEDHLLPLARQLATALHTRPFDTAAAYEVGAALVDAQCTEPEALPAVLGAVDAHLVDHCPPDELDEAEARARCARLQHALAAGFVRELRARERDAQQAISRAALAARTEAERALHASEAKFRAVFEGAVIGVGIAALDGEILVVNDPMAAMFGGRDFFRPGRNVNEFVHPDDAPGAHELYRQLVHGERDHFRIEKPHYRDDGSVLWTNLTVTLLRDSTGAPQYQLTLAEDITEHRELQERLRYEATHDELTGLPNRALFLERLDQVLAADADAERFGVCYLDLDGFKAVNDSLGHSTGDRMLIAVAERLHACLTSPDELIARVGGDEFMALVTGPSAQADGTALARRMLAALAEPVRVEGRELQVRVSIGVVDGRAGEIGRAEVLRSADITMYRAKAAGGNRYELADADSNARVIARHSLTNGLPSALEKGEFFIEYQPLVRLADGTVRGAEALVRWLHPVHGVLGPDQFIPLAEDTGLIVPLGRWVLEQAARQARKWRDGAEDDGEPLRVNVNLSPCQLSHPTLVSDTVAVLENAGLCPSTLCLEVTENDLIGADEDALRPLRQLADLGVDIALDDFGTGYSNLSYLRRLPVSQLKLDRSFTRGMQRAPADPVDVKIVEGIVSLAHTLDLAVTVEGVETAVQAEHLRMLGCDTAQGWYYARPGPPERLHTLALADAS, from the coding sequence ATGACGTCGGAGCCGGGCGGGCCGAGACGTGACGGCGACGCCGGAGAGGGCGCCGTCGAGGAGCGTACCGAAGACGCCGCCCGCGCGGCGGACATCAGGCTGAAACGCTTCGCGGCGCTCTGGAGCCGCGCTGTCCACCCGGTCGCGGCCACGACCGTGACCCTCGAGGAGTTCGAGGACCATCTGCTGCCGCTGGCCCGCCAGTTGGCCACGGCGCTGCACACCCGTCCCTTCGACACCGCGGCGGCCTACGAGGTCGGGGCCGCCCTGGTCGACGCCCAGTGCACCGAACCCGAGGCGCTGCCCGCCGTCCTGGGCGCCGTCGACGCCCATCTGGTGGACCACTGCCCGCCGGACGAGCTGGACGAGGCCGAGGCGCGCGCCCGCTGCGCCCGGTTGCAGCACGCGCTGGCCGCCGGGTTCGTCCGCGAGCTGCGCGCCCGCGAACGCGACGCCCAGCAGGCCATCTCCCGGGCGGCGCTGGCCGCCCGTACCGAGGCCGAGAGGGCCCTGCACGCCAGCGAGGCCAAGTTCCGGGCGGTGTTCGAGGGTGCCGTCATCGGCGTCGGTATCGCCGCGCTCGACGGCGAGATCCTCGTCGTCAACGACCCCATGGCCGCCATGTTCGGCGGACGGGACTTCTTCCGGCCCGGCCGCAACGTCAACGAGTTCGTCCACCCCGACGACGCCCCGGGCGCCCATGAGCTCTACCGCCAGCTGGTGCACGGCGAGCGCGACCACTTCCGCATCGAGAAGCCGCACTACCGCGACGACGGCAGCGTGCTGTGGACCAATCTGACGGTCACCCTGCTCCGCGACTCCACCGGTGCCCCGCAGTACCAGCTCACCCTCGCCGAGGACATCACCGAGCACCGCGAACTCCAGGAGCGGCTGCGCTACGAGGCCACCCACGACGAACTGACCGGACTGCCCAACCGGGCCCTGTTCCTCGAACGCCTCGACCAGGTGCTCGCCGCCGACGCGGACGCCGAGCGGTTCGGTGTGTGCTACCTCGACCTCGACGGCTTCAAGGCCGTCAACGACAGCCTCGGCCACTCCACCGGCGACCGGATGCTCATCGCCGTCGCCGAACGGCTGCACGCCTGCCTCACCTCCCCCGACGAACTCATCGCCCGCGTCGGCGGCGACGAGTTCATGGCCCTGGTCACCGGCCCCTCCGCACAGGCCGACGGCACCGCGCTGGCCCGCCGGATGCTCGCCGCGCTGGCCGAGCCCGTCCGCGTCGAGGGCCGCGAACTCCAGGTGCGGGTCAGCATCGGCGTCGTCGACGGCCGGGCCGGTGAGATCGGACGGGCGGAGGTGCTGCGCAGCGCCGACATCACCATGTACCGGGCCAAGGCCGCGGGCGGCAACCGCTACGAACTCGCCGACGCCGACTCCAACGCCCGGGTGATCGCCCGGCACAGCCTCACCAACGGTCTGCCCTCCGCCCTGGAGAAGGGCGAGTTCTTCATCGAGTACCAGCCGCTGGTACGGCTCGCCGACGGCACCGTACGCGGCGCCGAGGCGCTCGTCCGCTGGCTGCACCCGGTGCACGGGGTGCTCGGCCCCGACCAGTTCATCCCGCTGGCCGAGGACACCGGCCTGATCGTCCCGCTCGGCCGCTGGGTGCTGGAGCAGGCCGCCCGGCAGGCCCGGAAGTGGCGGGACGGCGCCGAGGACGACGGCGAGCCGCTGCGCGTCAACGTCAACCTCTCGCCGTGCCAGCTCAGCCACCCCACCCTGGTCTCCGACACCGTGGCGGTGCTGGAGAACGCCGGGCTGTGCCCCAGCACCCTGTGCCTGGAGGTCACCGAGAACGACCTCATCGGCGCCGACGAGGACGCCCTGCGGCCGCTGCGCCAACTCGCCGACCTGGGCGTGGACATCGCCCTGGACGACTTCGGCACCGGCTACTCCAACCTCTCGTACCTGCGGCGGCTGCCGGTCAGCCAGCTCAAACTGGACCGCTCCTTCACCCGCGGTATGCAGCGCGCGCCGGCCGACCCCGTCGACGTCAAGATCGTCGAGGGGATCGTCTCGCTCGCCCACACCCTCGACCTCGCCGTGACCGTGGAGGGCGTGGAGACCGCGGTGCAGGCCGAACATCTGCGGATGCTCGGCTGCGACACCGCGCAGGGGTGGTACTACGCCCGCCCCGGCCCGCCGGAGCGGCTGCACACCCTGGCACTGGCCGACGCCAGCTGA
- a CDS encoding UBP-type zinc finger domain-containing protein yields the protein MTIETDPHLEMVRDVTPRTLEGCEECLRMGSLWVHLRLCLTCGHVGCCDSSPLKHARVHAADQGHPVMASMEPGEDWRWCYEHHAPV from the coding sequence ATGACCATCGAAACGGATCCGCATCTGGAGATGGTGCGGGACGTCACCCCGCGTACCCTCGAGGGGTGCGAGGAGTGTCTGCGCATGGGTTCCCTCTGGGTCCATCTGCGGCTCTGTCTGACCTGCGGGCATGTGGGCTGCTGCGACTCCTCGCCGCTCAAGCACGCCCGCGTCCACGCCGCCGATCAGGGCCACCCCGTCATGGCGTCCATGGAGCCGGGGGAGGACTGGCGGTGGTGCTACGAGCACCACGCGCCGGTCTGA
- a CDS encoding CdaR family transcriptional regulator, which produces MAPSGVIHDLLSRCLTMFDSRDEADILRRAMAQVSAVGPGRAEAGYLLLGDALVRCPHNGPRATAALDAQVRELAGRDGPVRFPRRAWGWAFGLREPGGLRGALVVSSRDRPGDDERFLLSVLVRQTAAALSIAAAHRRERAHAADARRARDEREEIRRRLHSSLSDLGHLRAVHDALARAAARGDGEDGIVRALHRVTGLPAAIEDRFGNLRAWAGPGRPDPYPKPDPAHREELLRDAARRPHPVRARDRLVAVAARRGEVLGALSLVDPGGRADERAVRALDHAATSLALELAHLRELAEVELRLRHELVDDLLADTDAPGAHARAEAVGHDLHGPHHVIAVRWSGRAVDDAFLDAVVRTAAGLGLPVLPTRRGGTAVLVARGVPGARSLYGALSREVGSGAGAIGVGGRCEGPHEVPRSYQEALRALEVRSRSRPAHGMTFFDDLGLYRILPPGGDHREVDRFVREWLGPLLDYDARHHSALVETLSQYFDCGGHYSEAAAALVIHRSTLRYRLRRIREITGMDLADVESRLNLQVATRMWKITRGGAD; this is translated from the coding sequence ATGGCTCCCTCAGGCGTCATCCACGATCTGCTGTCGCGCTGTCTGACGATGTTCGACAGCAGGGACGAGGCCGACATACTGCGCCGGGCGATGGCGCAGGTCAGCGCGGTCGGGCCGGGCCGTGCCGAGGCGGGCTATCTGCTGCTCGGCGATGCCCTGGTGCGCTGTCCGCACAACGGGCCGCGGGCCACCGCCGCCCTCGACGCCCAGGTGCGGGAGCTGGCGGGACGGGACGGGCCGGTGCGGTTCCCCCGGCGGGCCTGGGGCTGGGCGTTCGGTCTGCGTGAGCCGGGCGGGCTGCGCGGTGCGCTGGTGGTCAGCTCACGCGACCGGCCCGGTGACGACGAGCGGTTCCTGCTCTCGGTGCTGGTGCGGCAGACGGCCGCGGCGCTGTCCATCGCCGCGGCCCACCGCCGGGAGCGGGCCCATGCCGCGGACGCCCGCCGGGCCCGGGACGAGCGGGAGGAGATCCGGCGGCGACTCCACTCCTCCCTGTCCGACCTGGGGCATCTGCGCGCGGTCCATGACGCCCTGGCCCGCGCGGCCGCCCGGGGCGACGGTGAGGACGGCATCGTCCGGGCGCTGCACCGGGTCACCGGTCTGCCCGCGGCGATCGAGGACCGGTTCGGCAATCTCCGCGCCTGGGCGGGGCCGGGCCGCCCGGATCCGTATCCCAAGCCCGACCCGGCCCACCGCGAGGAGCTGCTGCGCGACGCCGCCCGGCGGCCGCATCCGGTGCGGGCCAGGGACCGGCTGGTGGCGGTGGCCGCCCGGCGCGGTGAGGTGCTGGGCGCGCTGTCGCTGGTGGATCCCGGGGGCCGGGCCGACGAGCGGGCGGTACGGGCCCTGGACCACGCCGCGACCTCGCTCGCCCTGGAGCTGGCGCATCTGCGGGAACTGGCCGAGGTGGAGCTGCGGCTGCGGCATGAACTGGTCGACGATCTGCTCGCGGACACGGACGCACCCGGCGCCCATGCCCGTGCCGAGGCGGTGGGCCACGATCTGCACGGTCCGCACCATGTGATCGCGGTGCGCTGGTCCGGCCGGGCGGTGGACGACGCGTTCCTGGACGCGGTGGTCCGGACGGCCGCGGGCCTGGGCCTGCCGGTGCTGCCCACCCGGCGCGGCGGTACGGCGGTGCTGGTGGCCCGGGGCGTGCCGGGCGCGCGTTCGCTGTACGGGGCGCTGAGCCGGGAGGTCGGCAGCGGGGCCGGGGCGATCGGGGTGGGCGGGCGCTGCGAGGGTCCGCACGAGGTGCCGCGCTCCTACCAGGAGGCGCTGCGGGCGCTGGAGGTGCGCAGCCGTTCGCGCCCCGCGCACGGGATGACCTTCTTCGACGACCTGGGGCTCTACCGGATCCTGCCGCCCGGCGGTGACCACCGGGAGGTGGACCGGTTCGTCCGGGAGTGGCTGGGCCCGCTGCTGGACTACGACGCCCGGCACCACAGCGCCCTGGTGGAGACGCTGTCCCAGTACTTCGACTGCGGCGGACACTACAGCGAGGC